CCTGCCACATTACAAATCCACATACAAGAATGTTTTTTTCCAAGTCCATGAAAAATGTGGACAATTGTATTAGGCCTCATGGACAGCATAAAATTGTCAAAAATGTAGTAAACCAGATGTTAGACTGTCACTCATAATGACATGGTCTTAAAAGAATCCAATTGCAGGATAATATGCTATATAATCTTGATGCTATATTCTTCTGTATATGCAATGGGTAACTGACCGGGATTTACCATTGAAGCCAAAAAAAGCAAAGGTGGATGAACCTACTTCTTGCTCCACTTTAAAGTGGTAATCCAATGTCATCTTTTGTATCCTTGTCATGAGGCAATCACTGAAGTTCACTGCAAAATCGTCCATGAAATGCCACGTCAGCATCTTCCTGTCATTAAGGAAGAGAACACATCAGAACAAAAGACTTGTTTTCTAACAGCAATCTCAATAAGTATAAGAACCTAGTACATGATTTCAATAACATGCATCCTTTTCTCTTTCATTATGTATTAGATTCTTTAAGGTAGCTCTTGTATGTAAAGCACATAGACAATTTAGTTATATGCCCTATCTCTGTTCTGGGACATGGGACTAAACATAGATGGCAATTCCCTTCCATAAGTCGCTCCCTGCAAATAGACATCAGTGCAGAAAGAATGCAGGGTATTCAATCATATAGCAGTAATCCTGAGTAGGATCAGGTGTTAAAACAGTAGAAATTGGCTAAGTATGACTGACTGACTGCAATCCTCTTGCTAGGAAAATACTTTTTGCAAGTTTTAAGACATTTTAAAATAACCCGTACAAAAGCATATGGTAGAACTTAAAGCCAAGTTCAACAAAACAACCATACTTTTTTGTGCAATTTGCATACAGTAGACTTACAAACTACGTACATATAGACTTACAAACTAACTAACTAACTTAAAGCGTAGATACCATCTCTTGTGGAGTTATAGATAACTCCTTCATAGACAATAGTTGAATGATGTTCTTTTATATTAGCTTAAACCAACTGTAAGTAGATCTGTTAAAGCACATGGCGGTACTCCAAAGAATTACAGCAGGGAGATAGCTGGGACAAAACTAATATAAAGGGACCTTCATAGTCTTTTCTGAAGGTCTCTTTCAAAACCATTGGATTCAAGTAAATTTGGAGTAATTAATCTAAATCATTGATCAATTAGTGATTGAGATCAAATCTATTCTGATCTAATGACTGTGAATGAGGCCTTCACACAAAAACATTGTGAAAGCTCCCTTCTTCGTTCCGGGACTTGCAAGTTCTACTACTAGTTATCATTGATTTTAGTATGTATAGCTAGCTACATAAACTGCTAGAAAGTTTCTGTGATTTGACAAAAAAAAGTTACTGATTCATGTTTCTATTTCCCGAACATTTCAGTGATGAATTATTGTGCTAAATGATTCAGTGTTGATTGTCAATTACATACAATTTGATAAGAATGGAGATATGCTGATTGATGACAAGTAGACACTTAAAAAAAGATAAAGTCCAGCATCAGGTTCCTTAACTTGATAAGAATTCAGTAATAATATTTTCATATCAATCCAGACCAACATCTGATAATTATCTGATTTCTTATTAGTATTACATACATAAGAAGCTAAATAGAAAACCTAGAAATGAGTAATATAGAGTGTCAGTCCATTATACCTTACCTTGATTATTAAGGCATTACAGTTGATTTATtgtatatgcaaaaaaaaaaaccataaaTAATTGCagttgaaaagaaactaagctgGAAATAAATCACAGACTTACCAAATTGCCATCGTGTTTGAACAAGTGCGATCCTTGGATTATGAACAAGAAAAGGAATGGTTTTTTTGAGAAAATTAGCTTCTGGTTGGAAATCAGAATCAAAAATGGCAACGAATTCACATTCTTTGGCATAGCTATGTTCCATTCCCAGTTTCAATGCACCAGCTTTGTACCCTTTCCTGTTATTCCTAACTTCATAGTGTATATTAATGCCTTTGCTTGCCCAATGCCTGCATTCAATTTCCACCAGGCCCTGAAATGAAAATCTATCTAAAATAAATGCAGTAGCTTTAGTCAAAACAAATGGCAGCATGGCAAGATATGAGTAGTCTGTCATTAATAATGTTAAGCCTTGATAAGGAAAAGAGACTAGTGGCAGAGCTTTTAGCCATATCCAAgatctcactaaaacatgcaactgAAATATATCAATATATTTAGTGGTCCATTTTGTTATGCTGCATTTGGTACAATAGAATACAATGGACAAAATCTGAGTGAGAATAGAATTCTGAATAAGGGAATAGTTCATTTCAATTCGATAACGTTAGTTGAATAATTTAATCTATCCAAGTCTATCTGATTCTTTCAACCAATATGACATGCCTAATACATATAGTCTGTTTGCTCTGTCCAATTACTGATCCAATCATACTAGCCTACCTAGTACAATCAGTCAAACTAGTACGTCCTGCCTGACCGCCCCATAGAGCAATCTGATTGGCCCATCAATACAGGTGAACTGGGGCACACTATCCAAGCAGCCCATCTTGTTTATCTGCTTTCTGTCCTTAGAGAACAGTCATACCAGTACCGTCTGTGAGGAAACAAATAATTCAAAAGCAAAGCTTCAGAACCAACCAACTCGTCTTTTTCACCTGCTACTTGCTTAATAACCGAACTCAGATTTTATTGGCTGGTACTGATTAAAGGCAACAGGAAATAGCGATACCTTGACCGTTGGATCCGTGGAATCATCCAGAATTTGGATTATGATCCGATCGGACGGCCAGGATAGAGTGCAAGCGGCCCCAATCGACAGCTTGTATACCTGCAACCAATTTCATTGCAACCACCGACCATGGCCATCGATTTTGTTAAACaataaaagaattaattaaaattagagtAAATCAGTGTCAATTATCGTTTTATCACCTCTCTCTCGTTGTACATCGGAATCTGAACGAGCACCATCGGAAAAGCCAGATTACCGGACTCCGGATCATCCCCGGCATTGATCGGCTCCCAGCAGTAGCGCGACTCTGGCCGGCGGCGTAGGATCTTGATCGCGAGGCTGACGACGGCCATAGAGACCACCTCGACCAGCAGCATCAACGACATCACCAAGCAAACGACGATCGCAACCCGCAGAACCGGCGCGAGCGCCCACGACCGCACCTCCCGCCAGGCGTCCCCGATCGAGACCGATAGCGCATCGGTCCGGTGGCGAGGGAGGAACTCTATGGCGCGCTGGATCGCGACGCCGTCTGGGGAAGGAAGGAGCACGCGATGGCCATCAGTTTGAGAGTAGGAGGATTACCGGAACGGAAGGAGATTGGTAACCGTAGTTCACCTACCTGAATGTAGTAAGATGGTGGATAAGAGATGGGAGACGAGGCCGACCGAAGAGGCAGGAGCGGCAGGAGCGGAGGCGAAGGGCTCCATTGCTCGCTTTCGCTCCGTGCTTCTCTCAAATCCTTGCTTAAGCTGTGGAAGACACACAAAggtaaaggaagaagagaagcgtTGCTTTTCtaaagaaggaaggaaggaacAGAGAAGACAAAGACgccttgttctttttcttctacCTTTCTCGGGAAAAATGtaataaatgaaaagaaaaaaaaaagtaaagtaGACGGTGGACGTTGCGAAACTCTGTGCAACAGACAACTCTCCGAATAATTTAAAGGAACTCAAAAAGTGGCCAGCATCTAAATCCGAATCCGTTCTTCCATTTCTGCTGCGGTGGGTAATCGGTCAATCGGACCAACAAGCGAAGCGAATCCGTACATAGTGTTTGATCTATGGAACAGATCGTGGCACTTAACATATATCTTTATTTTATTTGGGTTGGCCCATCTTCAGGTAAATCCGAGAAACGTCAATCATCTTGACGGACGGCTTAGCAGTGTAACTAGTTTCAACATCACAGATATTTGATATGCTcggtaaaaaaaagaaaaaaattatgatatattcaagaaaaataaatttaagataaATCTCACGGATAAATACATAAAATATTCAATTCCATAAAAAGTGAAATGATGAATCATGACTTTATGTGTTTATCCTTGAACTTTTTCTTCAGTTTTTTTCCTTAAGCATATCATTACTCgtaaaaaaaattgaatcctCATTGTAGGGGTATACCGCGTTATTATTTACCATTACATTATtcccaattttttttaattcaggttttatttttaagttttatttaaaaaGAGTTGACATATTTTTCCTTATAAattcatgatatttttttatatattttcaatataaaattttatttacaatCTTAAAATCCCAATAATCCATTTTCAAACGAAGAATCTCGATGTAGTCGGAAACTCGAAAGATCACGTATTGAACTTGGAAGTGAGTTGTGTAGAATCCTTGGCGGAAACTTTCTTTTATAGGTTGTTTGGACGCCTCCAAGTCTcgtccagggtgcctccaagtgCAAGTTTGATCCTAAAAGTCTTGGTCACGATAAGCTCCACTTATTGTGGCTTTTATCtactcgaaggcgcctccaatgcgccttggaggcgcctcctagGGCGCCTCTGTGCCATGAAGCGTTATCACAGACTTACCCTCTTAAGGGCGCTTCCCGGCTCATCAAGAGCGGCTTCAAACTGTGATCCGAGGCGCTTTGAGCACATTGGACTTAGAGCACTTTAGAGGCGCCTTAGACACTGTTTATCTAAGGTTAATTTTTACTCCTTTCGTCCTGTAAAATGTACTAGTATAAAAAAATAATGTATACTCTACAAAACgaaattaacacaataataataaattacaTTAATTAAACCATGTCTGttcaagactaggatctagtcaaggtctcagtttatgaattcaaaatggatctaaactGGACTTAAGTCTAAAGTATCTAATTGGAATTCGTTctcactggaactctctccttCAGTAACTTATCTTACTTACCATGTAGAATTGATTGACTCTCTAACGGTCCACCGGTCTTTTTGCCAGTTGTTAGGTCTGCAGACCTAATTAGACTTCGGTCAGTTGTCAGATCCCGCGGACTCAGCCGAACTTCCCGTCAAATatcgggtcactccttgacctatctggacttccacACCAATTATCaagtcctccagatctagttAAATTTCAGTCTGGTTTCAGACCAGTCAAGTTCTATACACTTAGTAgaaatgttagatcacaacataactaactttaatccacttgtcattcatcaaaacttaggtttaatcaTTGGTATCAactgtactaacaatctcccattttaaaatgcaatgacaacctgagttaaagttagaaaaatatgtaaaaaaaagaAATAGCAATAAAAAAATGATTCAAGAGAAAAGAATAAGTAACTTATGTTTTATTCTCTTAatcattttagggttaagatttttaaatttttagttttacctttagtttttcttacttaacctcttacccctccccctttggcatttacAAAAAAATATGCATATATGTATACCAAAaagtataaaataaatttataaaacaaTAAAGGTTTATAGGTCTATTTCAGGAAGggtgaaaattttcaaaacatctttcaaaatagatttcaaaGTATTTTGAAGTAACCCTTAAAGTGATTTCTAAGTATTTATTACTTTTCAAACATAAAAAGTTTCAAGTAATTttctaaaacattttttaaacatCTTCAAAGAAGTTATAGTAGAATActtttttgaaaattaagttcaaaaaaaaaatttaaaccaacaatTTACAAAAATTGGCAAGAAaaagaatattttcaaaatcaaactttTTTAAAGCAATTTTTAAATATCATCTCCCTTAACTTGAAATTACTTTTAGAAAGAATATTCATCTATAAATTTTCTTAAATGTTTGAtatttagttactaactaactaccaGACGATAGTAGTGTtcgcttggttagtcaagttaagtaatatTGTCCAATTAGATTTTTGTTGAAAAATGACTACTTAAATTGATtgctatatttttatattttttgctTAAACTTATATTAATGCATTAATATAAGCATTTGAAGTTCAGGCAAAAGGTTTATGCATCTCATgtcattctaagtttttgaatacacaaacAAGTTAGATCTAGTGTACTTGTGAGATGCTCGTTGCTtaaatctataggatcatgctttctaggggttcatcctagactaaggccaaaacaaattttgaaaCACTAAAGAAATGATAATTTTTGAAGGAAAAAATAAGAGCGACCTAGAATTTGCAAAtcacttgaaaatttattttataataagaGTACTAGTCTATCGTGCACATTTCCAGTCTTCTTTATAAGTTACTAAATTCAGATTCTAACAGTGGTATAGTGAAGATGTCaaccagaattaatttgaactcaatatagttgagttcaatatcttcTTTGGGtatgtgatctctaatgaagtgatatttgacttcaatatgtttggttcttgaataatgcactggatttttagttaagttaattgaacttacattatcaataaagatttttatatttttaaattctaagttaaagtcGTGTAGAGTgtgtatcatccataatagttgtgttGTGCACTTTCCCATTGCTATGTATTTGGCTCCAGTAGCAAATAGAGCaatacagtgttgctttctactaaatcaGCTGATAAGTGATGGTCCAAGGAGTTGACATCCACCACCTATACTTTTTCGATCTAATTTACAGTCAGCACAATCTGAGTTAAAGTAATCTACGAGTTTAAAATTAGTTattctagggtaccaaattcctacattaaaTGTACCTTTTAAGTATCTGAAGATTCTTTTTACATTGGTcagatgggattccttagcacaagtttgatatctagcacatatactaactacaaataa
The genomic region above belongs to Zingiber officinale cultivar Zhangliang chromosome 11A, Zo_v1.1, whole genome shotgun sequence and contains:
- the LOC122032020 gene encoding glucomannan 4-beta-mannosyltransferase 1-like isoform X1, whose protein sequence is MEPFASAPAAPASSVGLVSHLLSTILLHSDGVAIQRAIEFLPRHRTDALSVSIGDAWREVRSWALAPVLRVAIVVCLVMSLMLLVEVVSMAVVSLAIKILRRRPESRYCWEPINAGDDPESGNLAFPMVLVQIPMYNEREVYKLSIGAACTLSWPSDRIIIQILDDSTDPTVKGLVEIECRHWASKGINIHYEVRNNRKGYKAGALKLGMEHSYAKECEFVAIFDSDFQPEANFLKKTIPFLVHNPRIALVQTRWQFVNFSDCLMTRIQKMTLDYHFKVEQEVGSSTFAFFGFNGTAGVWRISAINEVGGWKDRTTVEDMDLAVRATLKGWKLLYVGDVKVKSELPSTFKAYRRQQHRWTCGAAHLFRKMGIEILKAKEVSIWKKFHLTYSFFFVRKIVAHLVTFFLYCVVIPTSVLVPEVTIPAWGVVYIPSTITILNATRNPSSLHLMPFWILFENVMAMHRMKATIIGLLEAGTFDEWIVTDKLGDTLQDKIRIPLLEQASTSLRDRLNFPELGFAAFLFLCACYNLAYDQNYYYVYIYVQAVAFLVVGCGYVGTFITNP
- the LOC122032020 gene encoding probable glucomannan 4-beta-mannosyltransferase 4 isoform X3, which translates into the protein MEPFASAPAAPASSVGLVSHLLSTILLHSDGVAIQRAIEFLPRHRTDALSVSIGDAWREVRSWALAPVLRVAIVVCLVMSLMLLVEVVSMAVVSLAIKILRRRPESRYCWEPINAGDDPESGNLAFPMVLVQIPMYNEREVYKLSIGAACTLSWPSDRIIIQILDDSTDPTVKGLVEIECRHWASKGINIHYEVRNNRKGYKAGALKLGMEHSYAKECEFVAIFDSDFQPEANFLKKTIPFLVHNPRIALVQTRWQFVNFSDCLMTRIQKMTLDYHFKVEQEVGSSTFAFFGFNGTAGVWRISAINEVGGWKDRTTVEDMDLAVRATLKGWKLLYVGDVKVKSELPSTFKAYRRQQHRWTCGAAHLFRKMGIEILKAKEVSIWKKFHLTYSFFFSPFQHGE